The Plasmodium knowlesi strain H genome assembly, chromosome: 14 genome has a segment encoding these proteins:
- a CDS encoding rabGDI protein, putative has protein sequence MNEHYDVIILGTGLKECILSGLLSHYGKKILVLDRNPYYGGETASLNLTNLYSTFKPNEKIPSKYGENRHWNVDLIPKFILVGGNLVKILKKTRVTNYLEWLVVEGSYVYQHQKKGLLYSEKFIHKVPATDMEALVSPLLSLMEKNRCKNFYKYVSEWDANNRNTWDGLDPYRLTMMDIYKYFNLCQLTIDFLGHAVALYLNDDYLNEPAYKTLERIKLYMQSISAFGKSPFIYPLYGLGGIPEGFSRMCAINGGTFMLNKNVVDFVFNENKKVCGIKSSDGEIAYCDKVICDPSYVTHLKDKVKKIGQVIRCICILSNPIPETNDINSCQIIIPQNQLNRKSDIYINLVSFQHGVSLKGKYIAIVSATVETNNPIKEIEKPLELLGPIEDKFVKISDLYVSTTNKPDDNIFVTSSYDATSHFETATNDLLQIWENLFGEKLNFDDLNNKADNE, from the exons atgaatgagCATTATGAT GTAATCATTCTCGGCACAGGACTGAAGGAATGCATCCTGAGCGGACTTCTCTCACATTATG gaaagaaaattctCGTTCTCGATAGAAACCCCTACTATGGCGGAGAAACGGCGTCCCTCAATTTAACCAACCTGTACAGCACGTTTAAGCCAA ATGAGAAGATTCCTAGCAAGTATGGCGAGAATAGACACTGGAACGTGGACCTGATTCCGAAATTTATCCTGGTGGGCGGAAATTTGGTAAAGATTCTGAAGAAAACGAGGGTAACCAATTACCTAGAATGGCTAGTCGTCGAAGGATCCTACGTGTACCAACACCAGAAGAAGGGGTTGCTCTATTCGGAGAAGTTCATTCACAAAGTGCCCGCCACCGATATGGAAGCGCTCGTCTCCCCACTATTGTCActcatggaaaaaaatagatgtaaaaatttttacaagtaTGTAAGCGAGTGGGATGCTAACAACAGAAATACCTGGGATGGTTTAGACCCCTACCGATTGACCATGATGGACATATATAAGTACTTCAATTTATGTCAGCTGACCATCGACTTTCTTGGCCATGCAGTAGCACTTTACCTGAATGATGACTATCTGAACGAACCAGCTTACAAAACCTTGGAGAGGATCAAACTGTACATGCAATCCATTTCAGCCTTTGGAAAGTCCCCATTTATTTACCCTTTGTATGGCCTGGGAGGAATTCCAGAAGGTTTCTCCAGAATGTGTGCAATTAATGGAGGCACATTTATgttaaacaaaaatgttgtcgattttgtttttaatgaaaataaaaaagtgtgtGGTATAAAATCAAGTGATGGAGAAATTGCCTACTGTGATAAAGTAATTTGTGATCCTTCTTACGTTACGCATTTAAAAGacaaagttaaaaaaatcgGGCAAGTCATCAgatgtatatgcattttaAGTAACCCCATCCCGGAGACCAACGATATAAATAGTTGTCAAATTATTATTCCTCAAAATCAGCTAAACAGGAAGAGTGACATTTATATAAATTTGGTCTCCTTCCAACATGGTGTTTCACTTAAGGGTAAATATATTGCTATCGTGTCTGCTACCGTTGAAACGAACAACCCAATAAAGGAGATCGAGAAACCCCTTGAACTTTTGGGACCTATTGAGGATAAATTTGTGAAGATATCCGACCTCTACGTTTCCACAACGAACAAACCAGACGATAACATTTTTGTTACTTCGTCCTATGATGCTACTTCCCATTTCGAAACCGCCACTAATgatcttcttcaaatttgggAAAACCTTTTCGGGGAGAAACTCAACTTTGATGACCTCAATAACAAGGCGGATAATGAATGA
- a CDS encoding ubiquitin-conjugating enzyme E2, putative: MWYDNERVPEEEGVSKLLVGKTFAYFPKCRNDEIRHMQGEGRYGGVSAEGDVAYGGIDNRVDNMDTVENMNAAENEGITDTIEDVEDSNRGDDSMKEANGDNIHNIEGVDSVFFDQKEYVLIQQRLGRTIIPLNPELLAQSTMEQEIIDGYLSEIHKNVGKCSILTEYSFLMQEMPTGIYCLPQKDNLLVWDVFIILYSTVYKNGKFKAQIRLGENYPHTIPEIYFLSSVFHPFINFQTGKLNLGKHLNEWTPKCHYMSLIFLYMRNIFYLQDEYSKENIENEEAYFLLNNDRELFLRKVQDSVQMSNEKLYQQVDNYMFNFCADVDSREITDMMERVKNDSLCSKKAEAFIHWLVNDYAGGPSGEVLSEGLPSEEVLSDDLPSREVLSEGLPSDEILSENHPRDGVEEGGAPPNEAIPHYDNAKRENQNDGATPVDATAVQQLRKDRKKR; encoded by the coding sequence ATGTGGTACGATAATGAACGGGTCCCAGAGGAAGAGGGGGTGAGTAAGCTACTCGTTGGAAAAACATTCGCCTATTTTCCCAAATGTCGGAATGATGAAATTCGTCATATGCAAGGGGAGGGGCGATACGGAGGGGTAAGCGCGGAGGGCGATGTAGCCTATGGGGGGATTGACAACAGGGTAGACAACATGGACACCGTGGAGAATATGAACGCTGCAGAAAACGAGGGCATCACGGATACGATCGAAGATGTGGAGGATTCGAACAGGGGGGATGATTCAATGAAGGAGGCCAATGGGGATAACATACACAACATTGAAGGAGTGGACAGCGTGTTCTTCGACCAGAAGGAGTACGTACTAATCCAACAGAGATTGGGAAGGACAATTAtccccctaaacccagaactACTGGCACAGTCTACAATGGAACAGGAAATAATAGATGGCTACCTGAGTGAAATCCACAAAAATGTAGGTAAGTGTTCCATCCTAACAGAGTATTCCTTTCTAATGCAAGAAATGCCAACGGGAATTTACTGCCTTCCACAAAAAGATAATTTACTAGTATGGGATGTATTCATAATTCTGTATAGCACTGTTTATAAGAACGGAAAATTTAAAGCGCAGATAAGATTAGGAGAAAATTACCCTCATACAATTcctgaaatatattttttatcctctgtttttcatccttttataaattttcaaacgggaaaattaaatttgGGAAAGCATTTAAATGAATGGACCCCCAAATGTCATTACATGTCGTTAATATTTCTGTACatgagaaatattttttatttacaagaTGAATACAGCAAGGAGAACATCGAAAATGAGGAAGCTTATTTTTTACTGAATAATGATAGGGAGTTGTTTCTTCGGAAGGTTCAGGACAGTGTGCAGATGTCCAATGAGAAACTGTATCAGCAGGTAGACAACTACATGTTTAACTTTTGCGCTGATGTGGATAGCCGGGAAATTACTGATATGATGGAGCGGGTGAAGAACGACTCCCTGTGTAGCAAGAAAGCAGAGGCATTCATACACTGGCTCGTAAACGACTACGCCGGGGGGCCCAGCGGGGAGGTACTCAGTGAGGGTTTACCAAGTGAAGAGGTACTCAGTGATGATTTACCAAGTAGAGAGGTACTCAGTGAGGGTTTACCAAGTGATGAGATACTCAGTGAGAACCACCCACGCGATGGAGTCGAGGAGGGGGGTGCACCTCCGAATGAAGCAATCCCCCACTATGACAACGCCAAGCGTGAGAACCAGAATGACGGAGCAACACCTGTGGATGCTACCGCCGTGCAACAGCTCCGGAAGgacagaaagaagaggtaA
- a CDS encoding mitochondrial import inner membrane translocase subunit TIM13, putative, whose protein sequence is MSSTTPTDDGLDDKSRAAVLLGLQEIVQRQKENVKVMDICFNKCVPKIGHQLSSTEQKCIWCCASSYFYTNVFLNERLQQMTKLLKSSTDYMNL, encoded by the exons ATGAGTTCGACTACCCCAACAGATGATGGCCTTGATGACAAAAGCAGAGCAGCG GTATTGTTAGGCTTACAAGAAATAGTGCAGaggcaaaaagaaaacgttAAAGTCATGGACATTTGCTTCAACAAGTGTGTCCCCAAAATAGGACACCAGCTGAGCTCCACAGAACAGAAGTGCATTTGGTGCTGCGCAAGTAGCTATTTCTACACCAACGTCTTTCTGAACGA GCGATTGCAACAAATGACGAAGCTTCTCAAGTCCAGCACCGATTATATGAATTTGTAG
- a CDS encoding 40S ribosomal protein S17, putative, with product MGRVRTKTIKRAARQIVEKYYAKLTLDFQINKKITEEVAIIPSKRMKNKVAGFVTHLMKRIQKGPVRGISLKLQEEERERRLDFVPEKSQIDVNVIYVEPDTVRMIKALGINISNMKVHNPMINSNQQKQNRMNTHY from the exons atg GGACGAGTACGAACGAAAACCATCAAAAGGGCCGCCAGGCAAATTGTGGAAAAGTACTATGCCAAGCTAACCCTCGACTttcaaataaacaaaaagatTACAGAGGAAGTTGCCATCATTCCCTCCaagagaatgaaaaataaagttgcTGGATTTGTTACCCACCTGATGAAGAGGATCCAGAAGGGACCAGTCAGAGGTATCAGTTTGAAGCTCCAAGAAGAGGAGAGAGAAAGACGTTTAGACTTTGTTCCAGAGAAATCGCAAATCGATGTCAATGTCATTTATGTCGAGCCTGACACTGTACGTATGATTAAGGCGCTTGGAATAAACATCAGCAACATGAAGGTGCACAACCCCATGATCAACTCCAACCAACAGAAGCAGAACAGGATGAACACCCATTACTAG
- a CDS encoding yeast snf7-like protein, which yields MRFWFGKKKNSSECFDNKKKNNDEIYKAILKNREAIDALEKKQVQVEKKIKQLEIEAKQKVEQNQMSNAKILLKRKKLYEQEIENILNNRLTLEDNMINLENMHLHKIAVNALSYAANTHKKLNNEINTQKVEKIIDTIQENKDIQEEINQALSFNLLNNVDEDEIDKELDLLKEQTMEEKLTATVNKIPDLPLDNHLVNVKAREQLIDKTTEESDDEELKELIGEMT from the exons ATGAGATTTTGGTttggtaaaaagaaaaacagttCCGAATGCTTcgacaataaaaaaaagaacaat GACGAAATATACAAAGCCATCTTGAAAAATAGAGAAGCAATAGATGCTCTCGAAAAGAAGCAGGTGCaggtggaaaagaaaattaag CAACTTGAAATAGAAGCGAAACAGAAAGTGGAGCAAAACCAAATGAGCAATgccaaaatattattaaagaggaaaaaattgtacgaaCAGGAAATAGagaacattttaaataatcGTCTAACCCTGGAAGACAACATGATCAATTTGGAGAATATGCATTTACACAAAATCGCAGTTAACGCTTTGTCTTATGCAGCCAACACGCATAAAAAACTGAACAATGAAAT aAATACGCAGAAAGTGGAAAAGATTATCGATACGAttcaagaaaataaagatatCCAGGAGGAGATAAACCAGGCCCTCTCCTTCAACCTGCTAAATAATGTGGACGAG GACGAAATTGACAAGGAGCTTGACCTACTGAAGGAACAAACCATGGAAGAAAAACTCA CTGCTACAGTTAATAAAATACCGGACCTTCCCTTAG ATAACCACCTTGTGAATGTGAAGGCCAGAGAACAGCTAATCGATAAGACCACCGAGGAG TCGGATGACGAAGAATTGAAAGAGCTTATTGGAGAAATGACATGA
- a CDS encoding dolichyl-diphosphooligosaccharide--protein glycosyltransferase subunit OST5, putative, whose amino-acid sequence MVTSTDVNIELEPYQSVLKRKYIPYLLFLFHIFAFVSVIFLFDRICEHRNKRSVKFDLLLCLITSISVGMALYVLLLYFNVCL is encoded by the coding sequence ATGGTTACTTCTACCGACGTAAACATCGAGTTAGAACCATACCAATCGGTcctaaaaagaaaatacattCCCTACCTGCTGTTCCTATTTCATATATTTGCATTTGTGagtgtcatttttttattcgacCGTATATGTGAACataggaataaaagaagtgtGAAGTTTGATCTTCTCCTATGCCTAATAACATCAATCAGTGTGGGGATGGCTTTATATGTTCTCTTGCTTTATTTTAATGTGTGCTTATAA
- a CDS encoding t-SNARE, putative, giving the protein MEVIYRNVTNTYFDYRREIKKKKNRFKLSAYEQLDDEDSGREDNLLSHTEDIEMQTHSLLPPQWIEKIEECSEDIRNVKLKLLELEKLKKKKLVNVLQDDQMIIQEIAKMCTDITLMIKNCESKIQGIAWDGTTWGEGKDELTDKQHGKEPDGRDERQPDPNDIIGKLKINAKKSLISQLKSISHTFHNKQKAYINEFKKITNECNDYAGDFAIGEMENMQQQELTYQGNNNLSGVNIARRNMDLKKISNTVIDLHHIFKELSVMLVEQGSMLDRIDYNLDLSIDKCEKGLNKLKIFHKNEGDKLAARCVSFLTWLIFVLLILIILKHLY; this is encoded by the coding sequence ATGGAGGTAATTTACAGAAATGTGACCAACACCTACTTCGACTACcggagggaaataaaaaaaaagaaaaaccgaTTCAAGCTCTCCGCGTATGAACAACTGGACGACGAAGATTCAGGGAGAGAAGACAACCTGCTAAGTCATACGGAGGACATAGAGATGCAGACACACAGTTTACTGCCACCACAATGGATTGAGAAAATAGAGGAGTGTTCGGAGGACATAAGAAATGTCAAGCTAAAATTACTGGAgctggaaaaattaaaaaaaaaaaaattagtaaaTGTTTTACAAGATGATCAGATGATCATACaggaaattgcaaaaatgtgcacTGACATAACACTTATGATTAAAAATTGCGAGAGTAAAATTCAAGGGATCGCATGGGACGGCACAACgtggggggaggggaaagatGAGCTAACCGACAAGCAACATGGCAAGGAGCCAGATGGACGGGACGAAAGGCAGCCTGACCCCAATGACATAATAGGAAAGCTCAAAataaacgcaaaaaaaagtttaatcTCGCAACTTAAATCTATATCACACACTTTTCACAATAAACAAAAGGCATACATAAacgaatttaaaaaaattacaaatgaaTGTAACGATTATGCGGGTGATTTCGCTATCggtgaaatggaaaatatgcaACAGCAGGAATTAACATACCAGGGGAATAACAACCTGAGTGGTGTAAATATCGCTAGGAGGAACATGGACTTGAAGAAAATCTCCAATACAGTTATTGACTTGCATCATATTTTTAAGGAGCTCTCCGTCATGTTGGTGGAGCAAGGATCCATGTTAGACCGAATTGACTACAACTTGGATTTATCCATAgataaatgtgaaaaaggattaaataaattaaaaattttccataagAATGAGGGAGATAAATTGGCTGCACGATGTGTATCCTTCCTCACTTGGCTAATCTTTGTTTTGTTAATACTTATCATTTTGAAGCATTTGTACTGA
- a CDS encoding translation initiation factor SUI1, putative translates to MNLAIQNLGINDPFTNENIVDEGNGKPSTTNLIHIRNQQRNGRKSVTTVQGLGKTYDLKKIVRALKKEFNCNGTIIEDSEHGSIIQLQGDKRNNVKDFLIREGICAGDHIRIHGA, encoded by the exons ATGAACCTCGCTATACAGAATCTTGGTATTAATGACCCCTTCACAAATGAAAACATTGTTGATGAGGGGAATGGTAAACCTAGTACTACCAATTTAATAC ATATCAGAAATCAACAAAGAAATGGTAGAAAGAGCGTTACGACAGTGCAAGGATTAGGAAAAACTTATGATTTGAAAAAGATTGTTCGAGccttaaaaaaa GAATTTAACTGTAATGGAACAATCATAGAGGATAGTGAACATGGTTCAATTATTCAACTGCAAGGAGACAAGAGAAATAACGTTAAAGACTTTTTAATACGAGAAGGAATTTGCGCAGGAGatcacatacgtatacatggAGCTTAA